A stretch of bacterium DNA encodes these proteins:
- a CDS encoding (2Fe-2S)-binding protein, producing MSKRILCRCEDVTIEEFGKAYRDGFAEMEALKRFTGVGTGFCQGKGCLCESALELARLRGIDPSQIPLTNIRPPIEPLTFEELASLDLPPLMGELEAALPRTDPEVDS from the coding sequence ATGAGCAAGCGCATCCTCTGCCGCTGCGAGGACGTGACCATCGAGGAGTTCGGCAAGGCCTACCGCGACGGGTTCGCCGAGATGGAAGCGCTCAAGCGCTTCACCGGCGTGGGCACCGGCTTCTGCCAGGGCAAGGGCTGCCTCTGCGAGTCCGCGCTGGAACTGGCGCGCCTGCGCGGCATCGACCCGTCGCAGATCCCGCTCACGAACATCCGCCCGCCCATCGAACCGCTGACCTTCGAGGAGCTGGCGAGCCTGGACCTGCCGCCCCTGATGGGCGAGCTGGAGGCTGCGCTGCCCCGCACCGACCCGGAGGTGGACTCGTGA